The following coding sequences are from one Malaciobacter pacificus window:
- a CDS encoding ribonuclease H family protein: MNKILITEDFVEKILHNFKLNKEQCKILNIDFPLIENWEVSILGKEILITEAELLILLRGDLSIKNQQQVSKNYSFLKETILINEESILDEKKNLKSYTNNKLEIYTDGACKNNPGEAGSGIIVYEGENKPKLFFGNYDSFGTNNTAELNALLYGLKLANSHDSEVIIYSDSKYAIDCISNWSYKWKENNWTKKGGEIKNLELIKEGHFLFENMKDRIRLEHVKGHSGIEGNELSDRMAVYAIKTKEVNYTEYIYDDIYEILKMESY; encoded by the coding sequence ATGAATAAAATCTTGATTACAGAAGATTTTGTTGAAAAAATACTTCATAATTTTAAATTAAATAAAGAGCAATGTAAAATTTTAAATATAGATTTTCCTTTAATTGAAAATTGGGAAGTAAGTATTTTAGGAAAAGAGATTCTAATCACAGAAGCTGAACTTCTAATATTATTAAGAGGTGATTTATCTATAAAAAATCAACAGCAAGTATCTAAAAATTATTCTTTTTTAAAAGAGACAATTTTAATTAATGAAGAAAGTATTTTAGATGAAAAAAAGAATTTAAAATCATATACAAATAATAAATTAGAGATATATACAGATGGTGCCTGTAAAAATAATCCAGGTGAGGCAGGAAGTGGTATTATCGTTTATGAGGGGGAAAATAAACCAAAATTATTTTTTGGGAATTATGATAGTTTTGGAACGAATAATACCGCAGAATTAAATGCATTATTATATGGCTTAAAATTAGCTAATAGTCATGATAGTGAAGTAATTATTTATTCAGACTCAAAATACGCTATTGATTGTATTTCTAATTGGTCTTATAAGTGGAAAGAAAATAATTGGACAAAAAAAGGTGGAGAAATTAAAAACCTTGAACTTATTAAAGAAGGTCATTTTTTATTTGAAAATATGAAAGATAGAATTAGATTAGAACATGTTAAAGGTCATTCTGGAATAGAAGGTAATGAATTATCAGATAGAATGGCTGTATATGCAATTAAAACTAAAGAAGTCAATTATACAGAGTATATATATGATGATATATATGAAATACTAAAAATGGAGTCATATTAA
- a CDS encoding DUF2779 domain-containing protein has product MDIGKHCNKPYECDAKEYCWKTQRQIPDYSIFNIFNLGSKKQIELYSKGIVNIDDIPHDFDLTANQKQAVENYKSKLTYIDTSSIKEFLKDITYPIYHLDFETYQQTIPQFKGIKPFEQIPFQYSLHIQHEDGTLTHKEYLSQDSVDSRYDLALNFCEDIPSDVTVLAYNMSFEKGVIKRLASNYDDLREHLLSINENMQDLMIPFQKKWYVTPDMKGSYSIKYVLPSLVPQFEKAYKELDGVQNGSQAMNAFANLGKLDEEEKQKMRTSLLEYCKLDTLAMVKILEVLKKV; this is encoded by the coding sequence ATAGATATAGGAAAACACTGTAATAAACCTTACGAATGCGATGCAAAAGAGTATTGTTGGAAGACTCAAAGGCAAATTCCAGATTATTCTATATTTAATATCTTCAATCTAGGAAGCAAAAAACAAATCGAACTATACTCAAAAGGCATAGTAAATATCGATGATATACCCCATGATTTTGACCTCACGGCAAATCAAAAGCAAGCAGTAGAAAACTACAAATCAAAACTTACATATATAGATACATCATCTATCAAAGAGTTTCTAAAAGATATCACATATCCTATCTATCATCTTGATTTTGAGACATACCAGCAGACAATACCACAGTTTAAAGGTATAAAACCCTTCGAGCAAATTCCATTTCAATACTCACTTCATATACAGCACGAAGATGGAACATTAACTCACAAAGAGTATCTAAGCCAAGATAGTGTTGATAGTAGATATGACTTAGCTTTGAATTTTTGTGAAGATATACCAAGTGATGTTACAGTATTGGCTTATAATATGAGTTTTGAAAAGGGTGTGATAAAAAGACTAGCTAGTAATTACGATGACCTAAGAGAACATTTACTTAGTATAAATGAAAACATGCAAGACCTTATGATACCTTTCCAAAAGAAGTGGTATGTAACACCAGATATGAAAGGAAGCTACTCTATCAAGTATGTATTGCCCTCACTAGTTCCACAGTTTGAAAAAGCATACAAAGAACTAGATGGAGTACAAAATGGAAGCCAAGCTATGAATGCCTTTGCAAATCTTGGTAAGCTTGATGAAGAAGAAAAACAGAAGATGAGAACTTCACTTTTAGAGTACTGTAAACTTGATACTTTGGCTATGGTGAAGATTTTGGAAGTGTTGAAAAAGGTTTAA
- a CDS encoding type II toxin-antitoxin system RnlB family antitoxin: protein MKYYKINKINNDTIFIHSLSHHSPTEQLETIERELNKISFQGTLIFDLLLTNGNTKQRFFETNFEGKFTTDKFINVYSKSSELRNIAFSFYKQNLSFVENSLILNNACKFLIKKGKVI, encoded by the coding sequence GTGAAATATTATAAAATAAATAAAATTAACAATGATACTATTTTTATTCATTCTCTTTCTCATCATAGTCCAACAGAGCAATTAGAAACAATAGAAAGAGAACTAAATAAAATCTCTTTTCAAGGTACTTTAATATTTGATTTATTGCTAACAAATGGGAATACTAAACAAAGATTCTTTGAAACAAATTTTGAAGGAAAATTTACAACAGATAAATTTATTAATGTTTATTCTAAATCTTCAGAATTGAGAAATATTGCATTTTCTTTTTACAAACAAAACTTATCATTTGTAGAAAATAGCCTGATTTTAAATAATGCTTGTAAATTTCTAATAAAAAAGGGTAAAGTTATATAA
- a CDS encoding type II toxin-antitoxin system RnlA family toxin produces the protein MSEFKNLYLKRELIIDAINSYSDNTNFVKEEGSAKDRKNYIINSEGKEVKIGIFFKSCGETTLNPKIGKNQEIGTNIATHIKEYAKMSEFSQKNITFSNKNIIDENFDLLLEFLKEQFTVKEPLDVNGKGKQYIINNELGQDSFSIIRYNNKNTFFQGKPLGIFLEIYSLLTELLNLEDIIIVNEEVYKIEIDKNNVKEELSCFLPRSYDYIDDTNKKILQTSLTLKKIDIDLPDYTPFAFNALRGLELYMKRVLLDNGVETTRKGNFKDIFTEISASRFVLTQNAESKIANTNICNKLNECCSYYSTHRHPLFHSDPRPEISRIIEDKQEADRIITKTLELIERTYCEIL, from the coding sequence ATGTCAGAATTCAAAAATTTATATTTAAAAAGAGAACTTATAATAGATGCTATTAATTCATATTCAGATAATACAAATTTTGTTAAAGAAGAAGGTTCAGCAAAGGATAGAAAAAATTACATAATTAATTCTGAGGGAAAAGAAGTAAAAATAGGTATTTTTTTTAAAAGTTGTGGAGAGACAACATTAAATCCTAAAATTGGCAAGAATCAAGAGATTGGTACAAATATTGCAACTCATATAAAAGAATATGCAAAAATGAGTGAATTTTCACAAAAGAATATTACTTTTAGTAACAAAAATATAATTGATGAAAACTTTGACTTATTGTTAGAATTTTTAAAAGAACAATTTACTGTAAAAGAGCCATTAGATGTAAATGGAAAAGGAAAACAATATATTATAAATAATGAATTAGGACAAGATTCTTTTTCAATAATTAGATATAACAATAAAAATACTTTTTTTCAGGGGAAACCCTTAGGAATATTTTTAGAAATTTATAGTTTATTAACAGAGTTATTAAATTTAGAAGATATTATTATTGTAAATGAAGAAGTGTATAAAATTGAAATAGATAAGAATAATGTTAAGGAAGAACTTAGTTGTTTTCTTCCTAGATCATATGATTATATTGATGATACAAATAAGAAAATACTTCAAACTTCATTAACATTAAAAAAAATAGATATTGATTTACCAGATTATACACCTTTTGCCTTCAATGCATTAAGAGGATTAGAATTATATATGAAAAGGGTTCTTTTAGATAATGGAGTGGAAACAACAAGAAAAGGAAATTTTAAAGATATTTTTACTGAAATTTCAGCTTCAAGATTTGTTTTAACACAAAATGCTGAAAGTAAAATTGCAAATACTAATATTTGTAATAAACTTAATGAATGTTGTAGTTACTATTCTACTCATAGGCATCCACTATTTCATTCTGACCCAAGACCTGAAATAAGTAGAATTATAGAAGATAAGCAAGAAGCTGATAGAATAATTACAAAAACATTAGAATTAATTGAAAGGACATATTGTGAAATATTATAA